The Akkermansia muciniphila genome contains a region encoding:
- a CDS encoding 4Fe-4S dicluster domain-containing protein produces MSVIKAFFVSPLKWLRVTVAVIFFVGIAYAFLHHIPAWNVPNMTGGGEGMENSFSLAQWQFIPSVLGALDGVSVSIGILAVLLLLTLLFGRVYCSFLCPLGILQDIVFRIRRWMAPKRFLKFSTPVPWVRYVVLGALAACCVTGLAGLSLNWLDPYSIFGRIMYVLAWPAAIWSNNLLAGDSASADLVRMDYFSVAFPALLASAGMLGLVVVMSAWKGRLYCNTVCPVGTLLGLLSRVSLFRLGFDPGSCKKCGKCVKSCKAQCLNLKEYRIDASRCVACYDCVRSCSEGGIRYRWFTKTRRLIPAKKKKAAPAPVPPSAAAAPPIAGSSRRQFLGATAAGLATAALSGCRGDAAQRLDPTQCVLPPGAGSLERFLDRCTGCQMCIANCPTHVLQPAYLQLGLKGFMKPRMDFSTKYCLYDCHRCAEVCPTGAIRQLPITAERDTAELTKDTTRIAVAQFYVCRCLVAREDMDCGACTEHCPTKALYTVPYIGRDGQEHRLPRLDPSLCIGCGACEHACPVTTERPEERARLNSCNLCEERCEFRKHREMPTRALIVRAVNPQQKAVKKFEEKAVDPVGDADFPF; encoded by the coding sequence ATGTCAGTCATCAAAGCCTTTTTCGTCAGTCCGCTGAAGTGGCTCCGCGTGACGGTGGCCGTCATCTTCTTCGTCGGGATTGCGTATGCCTTCCTGCACCACATTCCCGCGTGGAACGTTCCGAACATGACGGGCGGAGGGGAAGGCATGGAAAACTCGTTCTCCCTGGCGCAGTGGCAGTTTATCCCGTCCGTGCTGGGGGCTCTGGACGGTGTTTCCGTTTCCATCGGGATTCTGGCGGTTCTGCTGCTGCTCACGCTGCTCTTCGGGCGCGTCTATTGCTCCTTCCTCTGTCCGCTGGGTATTCTCCAGGACATCGTTTTCAGAATCCGCCGCTGGATGGCGCCGAAGCGTTTCCTGAAGTTTTCCACTCCCGTGCCATGGGTGCGGTATGTGGTGCTGGGAGCGCTGGCCGCCTGCTGCGTGACCGGGCTTGCCGGCCTGTCCCTGAACTGGCTGGACCCGTACAGCATCTTCGGGCGCATCATGTATGTGCTGGCATGGCCTGCCGCCATCTGGAGCAACAACCTGCTGGCGGGGGACAGCGCCTCTGCCGACCTGGTCCGCATGGACTATTTCTCCGTGGCCTTTCCGGCCCTGCTGGCTTCCGCGGGCATGCTCGGCCTGGTGGTCGTCATGAGCGCCTGGAAAGGGCGCCTGTACTGTAATACGGTGTGCCCCGTGGGTACGCTGCTGGGGCTACTCTCCCGCGTCTCCCTCTTCCGGCTGGGCTTTGATCCCGGTTCCTGCAAGAAATGCGGCAAATGCGTCAAATCCTGCAAGGCCCAGTGCCTGAACCTGAAGGAATACAGGATAGACGCCTCCCGCTGCGTGGCGTGCTACGACTGCGTGCGTTCCTGCTCCGAGGGGGGGATACGCTACCGCTGGTTTACCAAAACCCGCAGGCTGATTCCCGCCAAAAAGAAAAAAGCCGCCCCGGCGCCCGTTCCCCCTTCCGCGGCCGCCGCTCCCCCCATCGCCGGGAGTTCCCGCCGCCAGTTCCTGGGGGCCACCGCGGCCGGGCTGGCTACCGCGGCCCTTTCCGGATGCCGTGGTGACGCCGCCCAGAGGCTGGACCCCACCCAGTGTGTCCTGCCCCCCGGCGCCGGGTCTCTGGAACGCTTCCTGGACAGGTGCACCGGGTGCCAGATGTGCATAGCCAACTGCCCCACCCATGTGCTCCAGCCTGCCTATTTGCAGCTCGGGCTGAAAGGGTTCATGAAGCCCCGGATGGATTTTTCCACCAAATACTGCCTTTACGACTGCCACCGCTGTGCGGAAGTCTGCCCCACGGGCGCCATCCGCCAGCTCCCCATTACGGCGGAGAGGGATACTGCGGAACTTACGAAGGATACCACGCGCATCGCCGTGGCCCAGTTCTACGTCTGCCGCTGCCTGGTTGCGCGGGAGGACATGGACTGCGGCGCCTGTACGGAGCACTGCCCCACCAAGGCCCTTTACACGGTACCCTACATCGGGCGGGACGGGCAGGAACACCGCCTGCCCCGGCTGGACCCTTCCCTGTGCATCGGCTGCGGCGCGTGCGAACACGCGTGCCCCGTCACCACGGAACGGCCGGAGGAACGCGCGCGCCTGAATTCCTGCAACCTGTGCGAGGAAAGATGCGAGTTCAGGAAACACCGGGAAATGCCTACCCGCGCCCTTATCGTCCGCGCCGTGAACCCCCAGCAGAAAGCCGTGAAGAAATTTGAGGAAAAAGCCGTGGACCCGGTAGGGGATGCGGACTTCCCGTTCTGA
- a CDS encoding DUF362 domain-containing protein produces the protein MTDRRTFLKGTAAVGALAVISDMDSLFAQEAGAPASSGIPDLVAVRNGTRADMVRKAVDTLGGMQAFVKPGQTVVIKPNIGWNKGPEFGSNTHPETVATLVELCKQAGAKEVRVFDHCCHNGAYEGSGVKEAVEKAGGVMVDGGNEGQYVQTENPKAKKFTSAKVHKAVLEADVYITCPPLKHHSGSEMTACMKNVMGTVWDRGAMHKNDLHQCIADAVYFRKPDLCVLDAYMPMVRNGPVGKDTNDLVERKTLLASRDIVAIDAAGAALLNKAGKIRHVQLGEEMGLGTADLSKLNIRRISMA, from the coding sequence ATGACTGACAGACGTACTTTTTTAAAGGGGACTGCCGCCGTAGGGGCGCTTGCAGTCATCTCGGACATGGACTCCCTGTTCGCCCAGGAGGCCGGGGCCCCGGCTTCTTCCGGCATTCCGGACCTGGTGGCCGTCCGCAACGGCACCCGTGCGGACATGGTCCGGAAGGCCGTGGATACGCTGGGGGGCATGCAGGCCTTCGTCAAGCCGGGCCAGACCGTCGTGATCAAGCCGAACATCGGCTGGAACAAGGGGCCGGAATTCGGTTCCAACACCCATCCTGAAACCGTCGCCACGCTGGTGGAACTGTGCAAGCAGGCAGGGGCGAAGGAAGTCAGGGTATTCGACCACTGCTGCCACAACGGAGCCTATGAAGGCAGCGGCGTGAAAGAGGCCGTGGAAAAAGCCGGCGGCGTGATGGTGGACGGAGGCAACGAAGGGCAGTATGTGCAGACGGAAAACCCGAAGGCCAAAAAATTCACTTCCGCCAAGGTGCACAAGGCCGTGCTGGAAGCGGATGTCTACATCACCTGCCCCCCGCTCAAGCACCACAGCGGTTCCGAAATGACCGCTTGCATGAAGAACGTGATGGGCACCGTCTGGGACCGTGGCGCCATGCATAAGAACGACCTGCACCAGTGCATCGCGGACGCCGTGTACTTCCGCAAGCCTGACCTGTGCGTGCTGGACGCCTACATGCCCATGGTGCGCAACGGCCCCGTGGGGAAGGACACCAATGACCTGGTGGAGCGCAAGACCCTTCTGGCCTCCCGTGACATCGTGGCCATTGACGCCGCAGGCGCGGCCCTGCTGAACAAGGCCGGGAAAATCCGCCACGTGCAGTTGGGAGAGGAAATGGGGCTGGGCACCGCCGACCTTTCCAAGCTCAACATCCGCCGCATCAGCATGGCCTGA
- a CDS encoding GNAT family N-acetyltransferase, whose protein sequence is MIRQASREDLPAILNLQFLAFGEVAERLGLGTIPPLQQTLEDLQEEARHGVVFKYTENGRITASVRGRLDAEGVCRVGKLIVDPARRNRGLGRQLMQHLEEHFRGKAIRYFLFTSAKTPETLHLYRKLGYVELYRETAPGMTTVFLEKKA, encoded by the coding sequence ATGATCCGGCAAGCATCCCGGGAAGATCTTCCGGCAATCCTGAATCTTCAATTCCTCGCCTTCGGAGAAGTGGCGGAGCGGCTGGGGCTCGGCACTATTCCGCCTCTGCAACAGACCCTGGAAGATTTGCAGGAGGAGGCACGGCACGGCGTGGTCTTCAAATATACGGAAAACGGGCGTATCACCGCGTCCGTCAGGGGCCGCCTGGATGCTGAAGGAGTCTGCCGCGTAGGCAAGCTGATTGTGGACCCGGCCCGCCGGAACAGGGGACTCGGGCGGCAGCTCATGCAGCATCTGGAAGAACACTTCCGTGGAAAAGCGATCCGCTACTTCCTCTTCACCTCAGCGAAGACCCCGGAAACCCTGCATCTGTACCGCAAGCTGGGTTATGTGGAGCTGTACAGAGAGACGGCGCCAGGCATGACGACGGTATTTCTGGAAAAGAAAGCCTGA